From the genome of Pseudomonas yamanorum, one region includes:
- a CDS encoding NADH:flavin oxidoreductase/NADH oxidase family protein, producing MSPFEALQLPNGQLISNRIAKAAMEENMADAHQAPSEALMRLYQAWAEGEPGLILTGNVMIDRHAMTGPGGVVLEDERHLDKFRQWATIGRAKGAQFWVQLNHPGRQTMANLGQPALAPSAVALDLGGFSKMFAQPKAMTEDDIQDVISRFATSARLAEKAGFSGAQIHAAHGYLLSQFLSPLSNQRTDRWGGSVENRARLLLEVVKAVRASVSPDFCVAVKLNSADFQRGGFDAADARAVVELLNPLAIDLLELSGGSYEAPAMQGEARDGRTLAREAYFIEMASDLAKVASMPVMVTGGIRRLPIVQQVLDSGIAMAGIATALTLEPHLIKQWRAGRDLNPQLPPIRWKRKPLASLANMAVVRYQLRRLSRGRQPNPGVAPLLALIKDQLFIARRTRQYRAAMTNSSH from the coding sequence ATGTCGCCCTTTGAAGCGTTGCAATTGCCCAACGGCCAGCTCATCAGTAACCGCATCGCCAAGGCGGCGATGGAAGAGAACATGGCGGATGCACACCAGGCGCCTTCCGAGGCCTTGATGCGCCTGTATCAAGCCTGGGCCGAAGGCGAACCCGGCCTGATCCTGACCGGCAACGTGATGATCGACCGCCACGCCATGACCGGCCCCGGCGGCGTGGTGCTGGAAGACGAACGTCACCTGGACAAGTTTCGCCAATGGGCCACGATTGGCCGGGCCAAGGGCGCGCAGTTCTGGGTACAGCTCAACCACCCGGGCCGACAGACCATGGCCAACCTCGGCCAGCCAGCACTGGCACCTTCTGCGGTGGCCCTCGATCTCGGCGGCTTTTCGAAGATGTTCGCCCAACCCAAGGCGATGACCGAGGACGATATACAGGACGTCATCTCGCGCTTCGCCACCAGCGCGCGTCTTGCCGAAAAAGCCGGTTTCAGCGGCGCGCAGATCCATGCCGCCCACGGCTACCTGCTCAGCCAGTTTCTCTCGCCCTTGAGCAACCAGCGCACGGACCGCTGGGGCGGTAGCGTGGAAAACCGTGCGCGGCTGCTGCTGGAGGTGGTCAAGGCCGTGCGCGCCTCTGTGAGCCCGGACTTCTGCGTGGCAGTAAAACTCAACTCCGCCGACTTCCAGCGTGGCGGGTTTGACGCCGCCGACGCCCGCGCCGTGGTCGAGCTGCTCAACCCCCTGGCCATCGACCTGCTGGAGTTGTCCGGCGGCAGCTACGAAGCCCCGGCCATGCAAGGCGAGGCTCGCGACGGACGCACCTTGGCCCGCGAAGCCTATTTCATCGAGATGGCCAGCGACCTGGCGAAAGTCGCCAGCATGCCGGTGATGGTCACCGGCGGTATCCGCCGTTTGCCAATCGTCCAGCAAGTTCTGGACAGCGGCATCGCCATGGCCGGAATCGCCACCGCCCTGACCCTGGAGCCGCACCTGATCAAGCAGTGGCGCGCTGGCCGCGATCTCAACCCGCAACTGCCGCCGATCCGCTGGAAGCGCAAACCTCTGGCCAGCCTGGCGAACATGGCAGTGGTGCGCTATCAGCTTCGCCGCCTGAGCCGTGGCCGCCAGCCGAACCCCGGGGTGGCGCCGCTGCTGGCATTGATAAAAGACCAACTGTTTATCGCTCGTCGCACCCGCCAATATCGAGCCGCGATGACCAATTCTTCACATTGA